The Macaca thibetana thibetana isolate TM-01 chromosome 19, ASM2454274v1, whole genome shotgun sequence genome has a segment encoding these proteins:
- the CD70 gene encoding CD70 antigen isoform X1, giving the protein MPEEGSGCAVRRRPYACVLRAAVVPLVAGLAICLVVCIQRLSRAQQQLPLESLGWDIAELQLNHTGPQQDPRLYWQGGPALGRSFLRGPELDKGQLRIRRDGIYMVHIQVTLAICSSTSTSRHHHPTTLAVGICSPASRSISLLRLSFHQGCTIASQRLTPLARGDTLCTNLTGTLLPSRNTDETFFGVQWVRP; this is encoded by the exons ATGCCGGAGGAGGGTTCCGGCTGCGCGGTGCGGCGCAGGCCCTATGCGTGCGTCCTGCGGGCTGCTGTGGTTCCATTGGTCGCGGGCTTGGCGATCTGCCTCGTGGTCTGCATCCAGCGCCTCTCACGGGCTCAGCAGCAGCTGCCGCTCGAGTCACTTGGG TGGGACATAGCTGAGCTGCAGCTGAACCATACAG GACCTCAGCAGGACCCCAGGCTATACTGGCAGGGGGGCCCAGCACTGGGCCGCTCCTTCCTGCGTGGACCAGAGCTGGACAAGGGGCAGCTACGTATCCGTCGTGACGGCATCTACATGGTCCACATCCAGGTGACACTGGCCATCTGCTCCTCCACGTCGACCTCCAGAcaccaccaccccaccacccTGGCCGTGGGAATCTGCTCTCCCGCCTCCCGTAGCATCAGCCTGCTACGTCTCAGCTTCCACCAAGGTTGTACCATTGCCTCCCAGCGCCTGACGCCTCTGGCCCGAGGGGACACACTCTGCACCAACCTTACTGGGACACTTTTGCCTTCCAGAAACACTGATGAGACCTtctttggagtgcagtgggtgcgCCCCTGA